A genomic segment from Lignipirellula cremea encodes:
- a CDS encoding RidA family protein: MSIDEKAKELGVSFEPLTPGYLNLCIRSGNQLITSGHVSDQKGVLGKDVTVEQGYAAAKDCMMKILRSVHNEHGTLEGLRVLKLLGCVYSAGDFTDQHLVINGASDLIHELYGKEGDGYHARSALGFAALPTGAAVEVEAIFEIKS; the protein is encoded by the coding sequence ATGAGTATTGATGAGAAGGCAAAAGAGCTTGGGGTTTCGTTCGAACCATTGACGCCCGGCTATTTGAATCTTTGCATCCGTAGCGGGAATCAGCTGATCACCTCGGGCCATGTCAGCGACCAAAAGGGCGTGCTGGGCAAGGACGTCACGGTCGAACAGGGTTATGCGGCCGCCAAAGATTGCATGATGAAGATTCTCCGTTCGGTCCATAACGAGCATGGCACCCTGGAAGGCTTGCGCGTGCTGAAGCTGCTCGGCTGTGTGTACTCGGCCGGCGACTTTACCGACCAGCACCTGGTCATCAACGGCGCGTCGGACCTGATCCACGAGTTGTACGGGAAAGAAGGGGACGGCTACCACGCCCGCAGCGCACTCGGTTTCGCCGCCCTGCCCACCGGCGCCGCCGTGGAAGTCGAAGCGATCTTTGAGATCAAAAGCTAA
- a CDS encoding WD40 repeat domain-containing protein has translation MDAADAASPPTFTPRPGAADPFALRLVRELPHDRGALSCCYDPSGRYLFAGARDLFVHRWDLAAEPLVPEPQPKAKTPPLPQAPADSRLPLAGHESWVGAMQFLADGKHLATGDFVGRLIVWPALEEQPEPLFSVEAHQGSIRALATSPDGALIATVGNDHAVRVWSATTGEKVLDLVGHDCHVYNTAFHPSGQALVSADLKGVVRHWEIPSGKLIRSLDASVLYTWSEKYTVDVGGVRGMAFSPDGSLLACSGSIGEDRGIAIPGLPRVLLLDWATGKTVRELQGPVADTGFAWSVVFHPDRFLIASGGARRGGYLWFWTPDAEASFHQHAFAQKAPGFDLALAPDGLSLAVANHDGVLRLYEMFVEPEPPEPPRK, from the coding sequence ATGGATGCCGCCGACGCCGCGAGCCCGCCGACCTTTACTCCGCGACCTGGTGCGGCCGATCCGTTCGCACTGCGACTGGTGCGCGAACTGCCGCACGACCGGGGCGCGCTGAGCTGCTGTTATGATCCCAGCGGACGTTACCTGTTCGCTGGCGCCCGGGATTTGTTCGTTCATCGCTGGGACCTGGCTGCCGAGCCCCTGGTTCCGGAACCGCAGCCCAAGGCGAAAACGCCGCCTCTGCCGCAGGCTCCGGCCGACTCGCGGTTGCCGCTGGCGGGTCACGAAAGCTGGGTCGGCGCCATGCAGTTCCTGGCCGATGGCAAGCACCTGGCAACGGGCGATTTTGTCGGCCGGCTGATCGTCTGGCCCGCCCTGGAAGAACAGCCCGAGCCGCTGTTTTCCGTGGAAGCCCACCAGGGTTCCATCAGGGCGCTGGCGACCAGCCCCGACGGTGCGCTGATCGCTACGGTGGGGAACGACCATGCGGTCCGCGTCTGGTCGGCGACGACCGGCGAGAAGGTGCTTGACCTGGTCGGCCACGATTGCCATGTCTATAACACGGCCTTCCACCCCAGCGGCCAGGCCCTGGTATCGGCCGACCTGAAAGGGGTGGTTCGCCACTGGGAGATCCCCTCCGGCAAGCTGATTCGCTCGCTCGACGCCAGCGTGCTGTATACGTGGAGCGAAAAGTATACGGTCGATGTCGGCGGGGTGCGTGGGATGGCGTTCTCGCCCGACGGCTCGCTGCTGGCCTGTTCGGGCTCCATTGGCGAGGACCGCGGTATCGCCATTCCCGGTTTGCCGCGGGTCCTGCTGCTGGACTGGGCGACGGGGAAAACGGTTCGCGAGCTGCAGGGACCGGTCGCCGATACGGGCTTTGCCTGGAGCGTGGTCTTTCATCCCGATCGGTTTCTCATCGCCTCGGGCGGCGCGCGGCGGGGCGGATATCTGTGGTTCTGGACGCCCGACGCAGAAGCGTCGTTCCACCAGCATGCGTTCGCCCAGAAGGCGCCTGGCTTTGACCTGGCCCTGGCTCCCGACGGCCTGTCGCTGGCGGTCGCCAACCACGACGGCGTGCTGCGTTTGTACGAGATGTTCGTCGAACCGGAGCCGCCCGAGCCGCCCCGCAAGTGA
- a CDS encoding DUF1549 domain-containing protein — translation MHRIIDEQLTAALAAGGVPAADICDDAEFLRRLYLDLTGVIPPRETVLAFLADENPQKRVAAIDRLLASEAYARRMAVAFDVMLMERRPDKYITTDEWRAYLQASFATNKPLDQLAAEVLGATGREPELRPAARFFLDREVEQDVLVRDIGRLFLGADLQCAQCHDHPDIAGYLHHHYHGLAVFVSGLKIFKREGQISLQEKAVREIEFLSVFDLDNPQKTGPRLFEAVFETPALVVGEEYQEKPSAQTPMLPKFSLQQLLARRLPSAATPAFGRNLANRLWAMMLGQGLVEPLDMQHADNPPSHPELLAALTEHLEATGYDARDFLREIALSDAYQRSSLLPADVDPARLPPESFGVANLKSLSPEQLFDSLLSAAEAAPLLARQIEQTLQEDAAAYQKLQDDPAALAAAQSQGRAERLAEFVMLFGSPPGQPEGPFQASLPQSLFLANSPLVQDWIEPADDNLAGRLLAEPDAEKVADELYLCVLSRRPTAAEKELVQQHLESRGEARRLAVTELLWATIASAEFRFNH, via the coding sequence TTGCATCGGATCATTGACGAGCAGCTGACGGCTGCCCTCGCGGCAGGCGGCGTTCCGGCGGCCGACATCTGCGACGACGCTGAATTTTTGCGGCGCCTTTACCTGGATCTGACCGGAGTGATCCCGCCGCGGGAGACAGTGCTTGCCTTTCTGGCGGACGAGAACCCGCAGAAACGGGTCGCGGCGATCGACCGGCTGCTGGCCAGCGAGGCATACGCCCGACGGATGGCGGTCGCTTTTGATGTGATGCTGATGGAACGGCGCCCGGACAAATATATTACGACGGACGAGTGGCGGGCTTACCTGCAGGCGTCGTTCGCGACGAACAAACCGCTCGACCAGTTGGCTGCCGAAGTGCTGGGCGCGACAGGACGGGAGCCGGAGTTGCGGCCGGCGGCCCGGTTTTTTCTGGATCGCGAAGTGGAGCAGGACGTGCTGGTTCGCGATATTGGCCGGCTGTTCCTTGGCGCCGATCTGCAGTGCGCCCAGTGCCATGACCACCCGGACATCGCTGGCTACCTGCATCATCACTATCACGGCCTGGCCGTGTTTGTCAGCGGCCTGAAAATCTTCAAACGCGAAGGGCAGATCTCCCTGCAGGAGAAGGCCGTCCGCGAGATCGAATTCCTTTCGGTCTTTGACCTGGACAACCCCCAGAAAACAGGACCGCGGTTGTTCGAAGCGGTCTTCGAAACCCCCGCACTGGTCGTCGGTGAAGAGTACCAGGAGAAGCCTTCCGCCCAGACGCCCATGCTGCCGAAGTTCAGCCTGCAGCAGCTGCTGGCCCGGCGCCTGCCGAGCGCGGCGACGCCCGCCTTTGGCCGGAACCTGGCGAACCGGTTATGGGCCATGATGCTGGGCCAGGGACTGGTCGAACCGCTCGACATGCAGCACGCGGACAACCCGCCGTCGCACCCGGAGTTGCTGGCGGCCTTGACGGAGCATCTGGAGGCGACCGGTTACGACGCCCGCGATTTTCTCCGCGAGATCGCACTGTCGGACGCCTATCAGCGTTCCAGCCTGTTGCCGGCGGACGTCGATCCGGCGCGCTTGCCGCCCGAGTCGTTCGGCGTGGCGAACCTGAAAAGCCTGTCGCCCGAACAACTCTTCGACAGCCTGCTCTCGGCCGCCGAAGCCGCCCCGCTGCTGGCCCGCCAGATCGAGCAAACGCTGCAGGAGGATGCGGCCGCCTACCAGAAACTGCAGGACGATCCGGCCGCCCTGGCCGCGGCGCAATCGCAGGGCCGGGCCGAACGTCTGGCCGAGTTTGTGATGCTGTTCGGCAGCCCCCCGGGCCAGCCGGAAGGCCCCTTCCAGGCATCGCTGCCGCAGTCCTTGTTCCTGGCCAACAGCCCCCTGGTGCAGGACTGGATCGAGCCCGCCGACGACAACCTGGCTGGCCGTCTGCTGGCGGAGCCGGATGCAGAGAAGGTCGCCGACGAACTGTACCTGTGCGTGCTGTCACGACGCCCGACCGCGGCCGAAAAAGAGCTGGTCCAGCAGCACCTGGAGTCGCGCGGCGAAGCCCGACGACTGGCCGTTACCGAGCTGCTGTGGGCGACGATCGCCTCCGCCGAGTTCCGCTTTAATCATTAA
- a CDS encoding tRNA modification GTPase: MDFDDTITAIASAPGGAVRGVVRISGPQAVACLADLFQGEISPTTLRKAGVLQGALALGDPLGDAPCQAFVWPTDRSYTRQPSVEIHTIGSPPVLEATLAAVRRGGARLARPGEFTQRAFLAGRIDLTQAEAVLGVIDADSQNELTVALRQMAGGLAEPLQELRDRLLNLLADLEAGLDFVEEDIEFITTEQLTSQLREGEQQVAALAEQMRTRSDGPGEIRIAISGWPNVGKSSLLNALAGESAAIVSPLPGATRDYVARRLDLHGLSCLVIDTAGFEADAAAGVADAAQSQMRRQTGDAHLRLFCLDSSRPLNAWEEQQLSEPDPLRLRVLTKGDQAPRNTSSDPTAARRNDPLLAGAMLTSSRTGAGLEELKQAIASALPTAASGEAGVVAGTASRCRESLELAAASLATAGQTAAAGWGDELTAAEIRTALAELGRVVGAVYTDDLLDRIFSRFCIGK, encoded by the coding sequence ATGGACTTTGACGACACGATTACCGCGATTGCTTCGGCCCCCGGCGGGGCGGTCCGGGGAGTCGTGCGCATCAGCGGACCGCAAGCCGTCGCTTGCCTGGCGGATCTGTTCCAGGGCGAAATTTCGCCGACGACGCTCCGCAAAGCGGGCGTGCTGCAGGGAGCCCTAGCGCTGGGTGATCCCCTGGGCGACGCGCCTTGCCAGGCGTTTGTGTGGCCGACGGATCGCAGTTACACGCGGCAACCATCGGTGGAGATTCATACGATCGGTTCGCCGCCTGTACTGGAAGCAACCCTGGCGGCCGTACGCCGCGGCGGCGCCCGCCTGGCGCGACCGGGCGAGTTCACGCAGCGCGCCTTCCTGGCCGGCCGTATCGATCTGACGCAGGCGGAAGCCGTGCTGGGCGTGATCGATGCCGATAGCCAGAACGAGCTGACCGTCGCCCTGCGGCAGATGGCGGGCGGACTGGCGGAACCTCTGCAGGAGCTGCGGGATCGTCTGTTGAATCTGCTGGCCGACCTCGAAGCGGGCCTCGACTTTGTCGAAGAAGATATCGAATTCATCACGACCGAGCAGCTCACCTCGCAACTGCGTGAAGGGGAGCAACAGGTCGCCGCGTTAGCGGAACAAATGCGCACCCGGAGCGACGGACCGGGCGAGATCCGCATTGCCATTTCCGGCTGGCCCAATGTGGGAAAAAGCAGCCTGCTCAATGCTCTGGCTGGCGAATCGGCGGCGATCGTGTCGCCCCTTCCCGGCGCCACGCGGGACTATGTGGCCCGTCGCCTGGACCTGCACGGCCTGTCCTGCCTGGTGATTGATACGGCTGGCTTTGAGGCGGATGCAGCCGCCGGCGTGGCCGATGCGGCCCAGTCACAGATGCGGCGGCAAACAGGCGACGCCCACCTGCGGCTGTTCTGTCTTGATTCCAGCCGGCCGCTAAATGCCTGGGAAGAACAACAGCTGAGCGAGCCCGATCCCCTGCGTCTGCGGGTGCTGACCAAAGGAGACCAGGCGCCCCGGAACACAAGCTCCGATCCCACCGCAGCCAGGCGGAACGATCCCCTGCTGGCCGGCGCAATGCTGACCAGCAGTCGCACCGGGGCGGGGCTGGAGGAGTTAAAGCAGGCGATCGCGAGTGCGCTGCCGACCGCGGCCAGCGGAGAAGCGGGCGTGGTCGCCGGCACAGCCAGCCGCTGCCGCGAAAGCCTGGAACTGGCCGCGGCCAGTTTAGCCACCGCCGGCCAGACCGCAGCCGCAGGCTGGGGGGACGAACTCACGGCCGCCGAGATCCGCACCGCCCTGGCGGAACTGGGCCGCGTTGTTGGGGCCGTGTATACCGACGACCTGCTTGACCGGATCTTCAGCCGCTTCTGCATCGGCAAGTAG
- a CDS encoding MFS transporter, with amino-acid sequence MPTSPSVAASGRQWVSPVMALGLLAATHFLVDVTAGTISPLWPGLEESLHLREGGLLWVTVCWSVTNSFGQLFFALWSDRRPSPYWIWVGPLLAILSLSCIGLAGSSIGLAGLFILGGLGVAAFHPEAAATAGSLFPANRSRAMAIFALCGYLGQSVGPYYSGQMVDKLGFRGLLWGIAWGAPILFMLWLGLRRMAPGGNAPAMETANLESRKVPFGMIALLLVVGASRILPALGVPLALAYLLKEASASTAVVGAAQSAFMGGIGFGAMACAAFLRPQWERTALWIFPLLAAPVLASLGFVSDWTLVYLVALAGLLLGVTMPVYIAYGQQILPHGQRVASSITMGVSWGISGAIVPVVIGTMLRFDVLPSIFWFFMSASLLSSCLCHLLPRREIDRVRR; translated from the coding sequence GTGCCAACCTCGCCATCGGTTGCAGCCAGCGGCCGGCAGTGGGTCTCTCCCGTGATGGCGCTGGGCCTGCTGGCGGCGACGCATTTTCTGGTCGATGTGACGGCCGGCACGATCAGCCCGCTCTGGCCTGGGCTGGAGGAATCGCTGCACCTGCGCGAGGGCGGTTTGCTCTGGGTCACCGTTTGCTGGTCGGTGACCAACTCTTTTGGGCAGCTGTTCTTTGCGCTGTGGTCCGATCGCCGGCCGAGTCCTTACTGGATCTGGGTCGGTCCGCTGCTGGCGATACTCAGTTTGAGCTGCATCGGCCTGGCGGGGTCTTCGATCGGGCTGGCCGGCCTGTTTATCCTGGGCGGGCTGGGGGTGGCGGCGTTTCATCCCGAAGCGGCGGCGACGGCCGGTTCGCTGTTTCCCGCCAATCGCAGCCGAGCGATGGCCATTTTTGCCCTGTGCGGTTATCTGGGGCAGTCGGTCGGACCTTACTATAGCGGCCAGATGGTCGACAAACTGGGCTTCCGCGGCTTGCTCTGGGGCATCGCCTGGGGCGCGCCGATTCTGTTTATGCTGTGGCTGGGATTGCGACGGATGGCGCCCGGAGGAAACGCTCCCGCCATGGAAACGGCGAACCTGGAAAGCCGGAAAGTTCCCTTCGGCATGATCGCCTTGCTGTTGGTCGTGGGCGCCAGTCGCATCCTGCCCGCCCTGGGCGTGCCGCTGGCGCTGGCCTATCTGCTGAAAGAAGCGTCCGCCTCGACCGCGGTGGTGGGAGCGGCCCAGTCGGCCTTCATGGGCGGAATCGGCTTCGGCGCGATGGCCTGCGCCGCCTTCCTGCGGCCACAGTGGGAGCGCACCGCTTTGTGGATTTTCCCGCTGCTCGCGGCGCCTGTGCTGGCCTCGCTGGGGTTTGTCTCTGACTGGACGCTGGTCTATCTGGTGGCCCTTGCCGGCTTGCTGCTGGGGGTGACGATGCCCGTTTATATTGCCTATGGGCAACAGATTCTGCCGCACGGCCAGCGGGTGGCCAGCTCGATCACCATGGGCGTCAGCTGGGGGATCAGCGGGGCGATTGTGCCCGTCGTGATCGGCACGATGCTGCGGTTCGACGTACTGCCTTCGATTTTCTGGTTCTTTATGTCCGCGTCCCTGCTGAGCAGCTGCCTGTGCCATTTGTTGCCCCGACGCGAGATCGACCGCGTGCGAAGGTAG
- a CDS encoding DUF1501 domain-containing protein, with protein MTPDPACSSPDHLVSRRSMLGNLLAGAAGVGAVSQLIHPVLARQIEAQQKRVLIFLLNGGLSQLESFDPKPNTDTGGPFRAIPTSVPGTHFSELIPHTATVADKLAVVRSVYAEKVPNSHAGAREYVITGRPPQQGPYPWIGPVYSQLLDQGGALPGNIHIAPQRWGPRQDAAFLGPQHMSLVLSGGQPPANTERPALFAGEADDPRYQLRRLADQRFSQRRRTAHTEAYQSSYDQAAQLVRQKDLFDVSRESVADQERYGSHDMGRHCLLARRLLEQGVTCVQVMHSNYDTHMENFNFHLEQLGEFDRPFAALITDLEDRGMLDSTLVMVVTEFGRTPTIQADNGRDHWQDNWSVVLGGCGIQTGGVLGATNANGTEITDRPVHVAELFHTYLRAVGLDPTGTHQVGGNAVPIGAPERSAVKELLRTV; from the coding sequence ATGACGCCTGACCCGGCCTGCAGTTCTCCAGACCACCTGGTTTCTCGTCGCTCAATGCTGGGCAATCTGCTCGCGGGAGCGGCCGGCGTGGGCGCCGTTAGCCAGCTGATCCATCCGGTCCTGGCGCGGCAAATCGAAGCCCAGCAGAAACGGGTGCTGATCTTCCTGCTCAATGGCGGCCTGAGCCAGCTTGAGTCGTTTGATCCCAAACCGAACACCGACACCGGCGGCCCGTTCCGCGCGATCCCGACGAGCGTACCCGGGACGCACTTCAGCGAACTGATCCCGCACACCGCAACCGTCGCCGACAAGCTGGCCGTCGTTCGCAGCGTGTACGCGGAAAAGGTGCCAAACAGCCACGCCGGCGCCCGCGAGTACGTGATCACAGGCCGGCCGCCGCAGCAGGGGCCGTACCCCTGGATCGGCCCCGTGTATTCCCAGTTGCTGGATCAGGGCGGCGCGTTGCCCGGCAATATCCACATTGCCCCGCAGCGCTGGGGCCCGCGACAGGACGCGGCGTTCCTGGGGCCGCAGCACATGTCGCTGGTGCTCAGCGGCGGCCAGCCGCCAGCCAACACGGAACGGCCGGCCCTGTTCGCGGGCGAGGCCGACGACCCGCGGTACCAGCTCCGCCGACTGGCCGATCAGCGCTTCTCGCAGCGTCGACGCACGGCCCATACGGAAGCGTACCAGTCGTCCTACGACCAGGCGGCCCAGTTGGTGCGGCAGAAGGATCTGTTCGATGTCAGCCGGGAGTCAGTCGCCGACCAGGAGCGTTACGGTTCGCACGATATGGGCCGCCACTGCCTGCTGGCCCGACGTCTGCTGGAACAGGGCGTCACGTGCGTGCAGGTGATGCACAGTAACTACGACACCCACATGGAGAACTTCAACTTTCACCTGGAGCAGCTGGGCGAGTTCGACCGGCCGTTCGCCGCTCTGATCACGGACCTGGAAGATCGCGGCATGCTCGACTCCACGCTGGTGATGGTGGTGACCGAGTTCGGCCGCACCCCGACCATCCAGGCCGACAACGGCCGCGACCACTGGCAGGATAACTGGTCGGTCGTTCTCGGCGGTTGCGGCATCCAGACCGGCGGCGTGCTGGGAGCGACGAACGCCAATGGAACCGAGATCACCGATCGCCCCGTGCATGTGGCCGAGCTATTCCACACCTACCTGCGTGCGGTCGGCCTGGATCCCACCGGGACGCATCAGGTCGGCGGCAACGCCGTGCCAATCGGCGCCCCGGAACGTTCGGCGGTGAAAGAATTGTTACGCACCGTTTGA
- a CDS encoding zinc-binding metallopeptidase family protein → MKSYRCSCGNTLFFDSVRCVACGLDCGWCDECQTVSALVVGEPVVSEPVAGEPVATAAAGLRCANPDCGCEVRLCENRIDYAACNAYFSPSDEDIETEEGHCRSCRLTTDIPDLSIPGNLEHWKSLEAAKRRLLYQLNSLHLPYDAFDEAEPPLSFQFLADQPDEPFMTGHANGVIAINIKEAMPVEREASRLAFGELHRTLIGHFRHEVGHYFWMTLIAEKDYAAFVEVFGDDQDPPYSEAMPAYYDRDPGFEWAENYISRYASAHPWEDFAETSAFYLDMCGVLDTARYQMPQQFKKSPTNKESLLYDFDAMLDDYRRLGVIFNEVNRAMGLTDLLPEVVSKPVAEKLRYVHKIYGEPTAPLHRVKKRGRKAVARLSKSAAEKTAPINPPVAS, encoded by the coding sequence ATGAAATCGTATCGTTGCTCGTGCGGAAACACACTTTTCTTTGACAGTGTGCGGTGTGTCGCCTGTGGGCTGGATTGCGGCTGGTGCGACGAGTGCCAGACGGTCAGCGCGCTGGTCGTTGGCGAACCAGTTGTTAGCGAACCGGTCGCCGGGGAACCCGTCGCCACAGCAGCGGCCGGGCTGCGTTGTGCAAATCCGGATTGCGGCTGCGAGGTTCGCCTGTGCGAAAATCGGATAGATTATGCGGCCTGTAATGCTTACTTTTCTCCTAGCGACGAGGACATCGAGACCGAGGAAGGCCACTGTCGCAGCTGCCGGCTGACGACCGATATTCCCGACCTGTCGATCCCGGGCAACCTGGAACATTGGAAGTCGCTGGAGGCGGCCAAGCGGCGGCTGCTGTACCAGCTGAACTCGCTGCACCTGCCCTACGATGCGTTCGACGAAGCCGAACCGCCGTTGTCATTCCAGTTCCTGGCCGACCAGCCCGACGAGCCATTCATGACGGGCCACGCCAACGGCGTGATCGCGATCAATATTAAAGAGGCAATGCCGGTAGAACGGGAGGCCAGCCGTCTGGCGTTTGGCGAATTGCATCGCACGCTGATCGGACACTTTCGTCACGAGGTGGGCCACTATTTCTGGATGACGCTCATTGCCGAGAAAGACTACGCTGCGTTTGTCGAAGTCTTTGGCGACGACCAGGATCCGCCGTACAGCGAAGCGATGCCGGCCTATTATGATCGCGACCCGGGCTTCGAATGGGCCGAGAACTATATCAGCCGGTACGCGTCCGCTCATCCCTGGGAAGACTTTGCCGAAACCTCGGCCTTTTATCTGGATATGTGCGGCGTGCTCGACACGGCCCGCTATCAAATGCCGCAGCAGTTCAAAAAATCGCCCACCAACAAGGAATCGCTGCTGTACGACTTCGACGCGATGCTCGACGATTACCGCCGGCTGGGCGTGATCTTCAACGAGGTGAACCGCGCGATGGGCCTCACCGACCTGCTGCCGGAAGTCGTCTCCAAGCCGGTCGCCGAAAAGCTGCGTTACGTACACAAGATCTACGGCGAGCCTACCGCCCCGCTGCATCGCGTGAAAAAGCGCGGCCGCAAAGCAGTCGCCAGGCTGAGCAAGTCGGCCGCCGAAAAAACGGCGCCGATCAATCCGCCCGTTGCGTCGTAA
- a CDS encoding alpha/beta hydrolase family protein — protein MHPDSRSSGSVSRRQWLRMTAAQAALAPVLQAGLSSGLSAAETYEPLQRYPRMVHNWTVAQVEAALERKERRLERLQNQADAEAYVKSVQGKIRRCFGPEPERTPLNANVTGVLERDTYKVEKVIFESRPGFPVTANLYLPLGIDKPVPGVIGTCGHSTTGKGEPAYQSFAQSLARLGYACLLYDPIGQGERVQYLDENLKSHIGVGVHEHLHAGNQQFLVGEFLGAWRAWDGVRALDYLLTRKEIDKDQLGVTGNSGGGTMTTWLCGVEPRFTMAAPSCFVTSFLRNLQNELPADTEQCPPLAISLGLDHDDFLAAMAPKPVIILSKERDYFDVRGGDEAYARLQRLYELLGAKDQVGRFVGPTTHGYSQENREAMYGWFHQATGAGPAPKEPELQIEKDADLWCTPHGQIGEAEGVRTIFDFTREKAERLAKSRGQVSGKALQGAITQVLQLPPSPETAPDYQIYYRLGSRDYPAPQAIAYAVDTEPGVQAIVYRLHEERWFSRPQAGGAPAVLYLSHHSSDAELRSEPLVKELIAANPKAAFYTCDVRGIGESQPDTCGTDSFLLAYGSDYFYAIHGLMLDRPYLGQRTFDVLRVLDWLADVGHTRIHLAGNGWGALPAALAGVLSDKVQQVTLKHALTSWSELASAEDYHWPLAAMPPNVLAHFDLPDCYRALQEKKLRQIEPWGPLAGEA, from the coding sequence ATGCATCCTGATTCCCGATCGTCTGGTTCTGTTTCCCGCCGTCAGTGGCTCCGCATGACAGCGGCCCAGGCGGCGCTCGCCCCGGTCCTGCAGGCGGGGCTGTCATCCGGCCTGTCCGCCGCAGAGACTTACGAACCGCTGCAGCGGTACCCGCGGATGGTGCACAACTGGACGGTCGCCCAGGTCGAGGCCGCGCTGGAGCGGAAGGAAAGGCGACTCGAACGCCTGCAGAACCAGGCCGACGCAGAAGCGTACGTGAAATCGGTCCAGGGGAAAATTCGCCGCTGCTTCGGCCCGGAACCGGAACGTACGCCGCTGAACGCCAACGTGACGGGCGTCCTGGAACGGGATACGTACAAAGTCGAAAAGGTGATCTTCGAAAGCCGGCCCGGCTTTCCGGTGACGGCCAATTTGTATCTGCCGCTGGGGATCGACAAGCCCGTTCCCGGCGTGATCGGAACGTGCGGCCATTCGACGACCGGCAAGGGAGAACCGGCCTATCAGTCATTTGCCCAGAGCCTGGCCCGGCTGGGATACGCCTGTTTGCTGTACGATCCGATCGGCCAGGGGGAACGGGTGCAGTACCTGGACGAAAACCTCAAGTCGCACATCGGCGTCGGCGTGCATGAGCATCTGCATGCGGGCAACCAGCAGTTCCTGGTCGGCGAATTCCTGGGAGCCTGGCGGGCCTGGGACGGCGTCCGCGCACTCGATTATCTGCTCACCCGGAAAGAAATCGACAAGGACCAGCTGGGAGTAACGGGCAACTCGGGCGGCGGCACCATGACGACCTGGCTGTGCGGCGTGGAGCCTCGCTTTACGATGGCGGCGCCCAGCTGCTTTGTCACCAGTTTCCTGCGGAACCTGCAGAACGAGTTGCCGGCCGATACCGAGCAGTGCCCGCCTCTGGCGATCTCGCTGGGGCTGGATCACGACGACTTCCTGGCGGCGATGGCGCCCAAGCCGGTCATTATTCTGTCGAAGGAACGCGACTACTTCGATGTCCGCGGCGGCGACGAGGCGTACGCCCGGCTGCAGCGTTTGTACGAACTGCTGGGCGCCAAAGATCAGGTCGGCAGGTTCGTCGGCCCGACCACCCACGGCTACAGCCAGGAGAACCGCGAAGCGATGTACGGCTGGTTCCACCAGGCCACCGGAGCAGGACCGGCGCCCAAAGAACCGGAGCTGCAGATTGAAAAAGACGCCGACCTGTGGTGCACGCCCCACGGCCAGATCGGCGAGGCGGAAGGGGTGCGGACGATTTTCGACTTCACCCGAGAGAAAGCAGAGCGGCTGGCCAAATCCCGCGGCCAGGTCAGCGGCAAAGCGCTCCAGGGCGCCATTACCCAGGTGCTGCAACTGCCGCCCTCCCCGGAAACGGCGCCCGACTATCAGATCTATTATCGGCTGGGCAGCCGCGACTACCCCGCGCCGCAGGCGATTGCCTACGCAGTCGATACCGAGCCGGGCGTGCAGGCGATCGTCTATCGCTTGCACGAGGAACGCTGGTTCTCGCGGCCGCAAGCCGGCGGGGCTCCGGCCGTGCTGTATCTGTCGCACCATTCGTCCGACGCGGAACTTCGCTCGGAGCCGCTGGTGAAAGAGCTGATCGCCGCCAATCCCAAGGCCGCCTTTTACACGTGCGATGTCCGCGGTATTGGCGAATCGCAGCCCGACACCTGCGGCACGGATTCGTTCCTGTTAGCCTACGGCAGCGACTATTTCTACGCCATCCATGGGCTCATGCTGGACCGGCCGTATCTGGGACAGCGCACGTTTGATGTACTCCGCGTGCTGGACTGGCTGGCCGATGTGGGCCATACCCGGATTCACCTGGCCGGCAATGGCTGGGGAGCCTTGCCGGCCGCGCTAGCGGGCGTGCTGTCCGACAAGGTGCAACAGGTCACCCTGAAGCACGCGTTGACCTCGTGGAGCGAACTGGCGTCGGCGGAAGACTATCACTGGCCGCTGGCGGCCATGCCCCCGAACGTACTGGCCCACTTCGACCTGCCCGACTGCTATCGGGCCCTCCAGGAGAAAAAGCTACGGCAAATCGAACCCTGGGGACCGCTAGCCGGCGAAGCATAA